A region from the Serinus canaria isolate serCan28SL12 chromosome 10, serCan2020, whole genome shotgun sequence genome encodes:
- the SEMA7A gene encoding semaphorin-7A, translating into MGRRKSPVALLVALWLCQLGTWAAGRPKVNPRIIAAPQGAKEYVFPRRERFPVFFHQENTSSIYVGGEGRLYYYDFATRENHTEEFPVRNEGQCMSSGNLEDSRNFLTLVEQFGDGLLVCGTGACAPTCWNVTQRKEGPPWDGRGIAPFTPDSNTLVVVDGQDIYSTIKKSQQNGKIPRFRRVRGGGELYTSDTVMQNPQFVKATTLRHEEPHQDKIYYFFREDNPDKSPEAPRNISRVAQLCKEDRGGTSSLSASKWTTFLKATLICVDPVTKGNFNWLQDVFFVPAGDWRRSKVYGLFTNTWGSSAVCVYSFGDIDNVFRTSRLKGYNGPTPEVKPGQCVPSGQHTPSETFKIADSHPEVEERVEPLSPSRSPLFHNKHRYQKIGVHEVAAADGQRYNVLYLATDKGSIHKVVELPDGVQNIVEIQVFPNKDPIQSMILDHARAVLYVGSSSRVLELPMDMCGAYRNNCHSCVLARDPYCGWANGSCLSLALSREALQNLNLDSWRGSCQRGDVKEDDFRNISVMPLSRYYLNCSIESHYATYNWYHEDVLIKSCNTSHPQHDCFHFIPSVRREHYGHYVCVSEEDGFRQALVKERLLDRQRFLWQRGHAPATLASWLQLLLVVALAELFH; encoded by the exons GTGCCAAGGAATATGTCTTCCCACGGAGGGAGAGGTTCCCAGTGTTCTTCCACCAGGAAAACACCTCCTCCATCTACGTCGGGGGCGAGGGGAGGCTCTACTACTACGACTTTGCAACGCGTGAGAACCACACG GAAGAGTTCCCGGTGAGAAATGAAGGGCAGTGCATGTCCTCTGGGAATTTG GAGGACAGCCGGAACTTCCTGACCCTGGTGGAGCAGTTCGGGGACGGGCTCTTGGTGTGCGGCACCGGCGCCTGCGCTCCCACCTGCTGGAACGTG ACGCAGAGGAAGGAGGGCCCGCCCTGGGATGGGAGAGGGATCGCTCCCTTCACCCCTGACTCCAACACCCTAGTCGTTGTCGACG gcCAGGACATCTACTCCACCATCAAGAAGAGCCAGCAGAATGGGAAGATCCCTCGATTCCGCCGCGTCAGGGGCGGGGGAGAGCTCTACACCAGCGACACCGTGATGCAGA ACCCTCAGTTTGTCAAGGCCACCACGCTGAGGCACGAGGAGCCTCACCAGGACAAGATTTATTACTTCTTCCGCGAGGACAACCCGGACAAGAGCCCCGAGGCGCCCCGGAACATCTCGCGGGTGGCCCAGCTATGTAAG gagGACAGGGGAGGAACCAGCTCCCTCTCAGCCTCCAAGTGGACCACATTCCTCAAGGCCACCCTGATCTGCGTGGACCCCGTCACCAAGGGCAACTTCAACTGGCTCCAGGATGTCTTCTTTGTCCCCGCGGGTGACTGGCGGCGCTCCAAGGTCTACGGGCTCTTCACCAACACCTG GGGAAGCTCTGCCGTCTGCGTCTACTCCTTTGGGGACATCGACAACGTGTTCAGGACATCGCGGCTCAAAGGCTACAACGGCCCCACCCCGGAGGTCAAACCtggccag TGTGTCCCCTCGGGGCAGCACACTCCGAGCGAGACCTTCAAGATCGCGGACAGCCACCCCGAGGTGGAGGAGCGGGTGGAGCCGCTGTCGCCGTCGCGGAGCCCCCTGTTCCACAACAAGCACCGCTACCAGAAAATCGGCGTGCACGAGGTGGCCGCGGCCGACGGGCAGCGCTACAACGTCCTCTACCTGGCCACAG acAAGGGGTCCATCCACAAGGTGGTGGAGCTGCCGGACGGGGTGCAGAACATTGTGGAGATCCAGGTGTTCCCCAACAAGGATCCCATCCAGTCCATGATCCTGGACCACGCCAGG GCCGTGCTCTACGTGGGCTCCAGCAGCCGCGTCCTGGAGCTGCCCATGGACATGTGCGGGGCCTACCGCAACAACTGCCACAGCTGCGTGCTGGCCAGGGACCCCTACTGCGGCTGGGCCAACGGCTCCTGCCTCTCGCTGGCCCTCAGCAG GGAGGCGCTCCAGAACCTGAACTTGGACTCGTGGCGAGGCAGCTGCCAGAGGGGTGACGTCAAGGAAG ACGACTTCCGCAACATCTCGGTGATGCCCCTCTCCCGCTACTACCTCAACTGCTCCATCGAGTCCCACTACGCCACCTACAACTGGTACCACGAGGACGTGCTCATCAAGAGCTGCAACACCTCCCACCCGCAGCACGACTGCTTCCACTTCATCCCCAGCGTGCGCCGCGAGCACTACGGCCACTACGTCTGCGTCTCCGAGGAGGACGGATTCCGCCAGGCGCTGGTCAAGGAGCGCCTGCTGGACCGCCAGCGCTTCCTCTGGCAGCGCGGCCACGCTCCGGCCACGCTGGCCTCgtggctccagctgctgctcgTGGTGGCCCTGGCCGAGCTCTTCCACTGA